A window of the Sphingobium sp. CAP-1 genome harbors these coding sequences:
- a CDS encoding ATP-binding protein yields the protein MTDALLIRIAEALERLAPPPPVSADLATAPAYVWDGHAIHAVEAFAPVDYALLSGIDAQKNALLDNSRRHAAGHAAHDVLLWGARGTGKSAVVAGVVGKLQAEGQDIALMQCAIDELASLPRLFSLLRGTSRPFILFLDDLGFDDHGAGDARALRSLLQGGTAARPANVRLYVTSNRRHIVPRHLAEQDDPINPRDVIDDKMALSDRFGLSLGFHAIDQDAYVAIVSGYAAQLGLAFEPLEAIQWATQRGSRSGRVAWQYVVELAGRNGLTI from the coding sequence ATGACCGACGCATTGCTGATCCGTATCGCCGAGGCGCTGGAGCGCCTGGCCCCGCCGCCGCCCGTTTCCGCCGATCTGGCGACCGCGCCCGCCTATGTCTGGGACGGCCACGCCATTCATGCGGTGGAGGCGTTCGCGCCGGTGGATTATGCGCTGCTGAGCGGGATCGACGCGCAGAAAAATGCGCTGCTGGACAATAGCCGCCGCCATGCCGCCGGCCATGCCGCGCATGACGTGCTGCTGTGGGGCGCGCGCGGCACCGGCAAGTCGGCGGTGGTCGCGGGCGTGGTCGGCAAGTTGCAGGCGGAGGGGCAGGACATCGCCCTGATGCAATGCGCGATCGATGAACTGGCCAGCCTGCCCCGGCTGTTTTCGCTGCTGCGTGGGACAAGCCGGCCCTTCATCCTGTTCCTCGACGATCTGGGGTTCGACGATCATGGCGCGGGCGACGCGCGCGCGTTGCGTTCGCTGTTGCAGGGCGGCACGGCGGCGCGGCCGGCCAATGTCCGCCTCTATGTAACCTCCAACCGCCGCCACATCGTGCCGCGCCATCTGGCCGAGCAGGATGACCCGATCAACCCGCGCGACGTGATCGATGACAAGATGGCGCTGTCGGACCGTTTCGGCCTCAGTCTGGGATTCCACGCCATCGATCAGGACGCCTATGTCGCGATCGTCAGCGGTTATGCGGCGCAACTGGGCCTTGCCTTCGAGCCGCTGGAGGCGATTCAGTGGGCGACTCAGCGCGGCAGCCGGTCGGGGCGTGTGGCGTGGCAATATGTGGTCGAACTGGCCGGGCGGAACGGTCTGACGATCTGA
- the rimO gene encoding 30S ribosomal protein S12 methylthiotransferase RimO, whose amino-acid sequence MCAAIMATKFPEAPKVGMVSLGCPKNLVDSERILTKLRSDGYQMSADYAGADVVLVNTCGFLDSAKEESLEAIGEAIAENGRVIVTGCMGDEADVIRAKFPQVLAVTGAHQYEQVVNAVHDASPPVPNAFVDLVPEGGLKLTPRHYSYLKISEGCNHRCSFCIIPSIRGDLVSRRIDAVLREAEKLVHAGTKELLVISQDTSAYGVDTRHETRNWKGREVRAHMTDLARELGQLRTADGVAPWVRLHYVYPYPHVDQVIPLMAEGLLTPYLDIPFQHAAPNVLKAMKRPANEAKVLDRVRKWRNICPDIAIRSSFVVGFPGETEADFQYLLDWLDEAQLDRVGAFRFEPVEGAPANALPDAVPEEVKEERYQRIMEKTAAISAAKLQAKIGRTLPVILDEVGEPDEEDGSIGATARSQADAPEIDGNVFLRDVGEGRKPGDMFNVLIEDADEHDLYGVPA is encoded by the coding sequence ATGTGCGCGGCGATCATGGCAACCAAATTTCCCGAAGCGCCGAAAGTCGGCATGGTGTCGCTCGGCTGTCCCAAGAATCTCGTGGACTCCGAACGCATCCTCACCAAGCTGCGCTCCGACGGCTATCAAATGTCCGCAGACTATGCCGGCGCCGATGTGGTGCTGGTCAATACCTGCGGCTTTCTCGATTCGGCCAAGGAAGAATCGCTGGAGGCGATTGGCGAGGCGATCGCGGAAAATGGCCGGGTCATCGTCACCGGCTGCATGGGCGATGAGGCGGATGTGATCCGCGCGAAATTCCCCCAGGTGCTGGCCGTCACCGGCGCGCATCAATATGAGCAGGTGGTCAACGCGGTGCATGACGCATCGCCGCCGGTGCCGAACGCCTTTGTCGATCTGGTGCCCGAAGGCGGGCTAAAACTGACGCCGCGCCATTACAGCTATCTCAAGATCAGCGAGGGCTGCAACCATCGCTGCTCCTTCTGCATCATCCCCTCGATCCGCGGCGACCTGGTCAGCCGCCGCATCGACGCGGTGCTGCGCGAGGCGGAGAAACTGGTCCATGCCGGGACGAAGGAATTGCTGGTCATCAGCCAGGATACGTCCGCCTATGGCGTCGATACCCGCCATGAGACGCGCAACTGGAAGGGCCGCGAGGTGCGCGCCCATATGACCGATCTGGCCCGCGAACTGGGCCAGTTGCGTACCGCCGACGGCGTCGCCCCCTGGGTACGGCTGCACTATGTCTATCCCTATCCGCATGTCGATCAGGTCATTCCGCTGATGGCCGAAGGGCTGCTGACCCCCTATCTCGACATTCCCTTCCAGCACGCCGCGCCAAATGTGCTGAAGGCGATGAAGCGCCCCGCCAACGAAGCCAAGGTGCTGGACCGCGTCCGCAAATGGCGCAACATCTGCCCCGACATCGCCATCCGCTCCAGCTTCGTCGTTGGTTTCCCCGGCGAGACGGAGGCGGATTTCCAATATCTGCTCGACTGGCTGGACGAGGCGCAACTCGACCGCGTCGGCGCCTTCCGCTTCGAGCCGGTCGAAGGCGCGCCTGCCAATGCGCTGCCCGACGCGGTGCCCGAAGAGGTCAAGGAAGAGCGCTATCAGCGGATCATGGAAAAGACCGCCGCGATCAGCGCCGCCAAGTTGCAGGCCAAGATCGGCCGCACCCTACCGGTCATCCTCGACGAAGTGGGCGAGCCGGACGAGGAGGATGGCAGCATCGGCGCCACGGCGCGCAGCCAGGCCGACGCGCCGGAAATCGACGGCAATGTTTTCCTGCGCGACGTTGGCGAAGGACGCAAGCCCGGCGACATGTTCAACGTTCTGATCGAGGACGCCGACGAACATGACCTCTACGGGGTGCCGGCCTGA
- a CDS encoding DUF4163 domain-containing protein: MQGRGLVVAASLLLAACSPHQDQQGNAAANAAASRFVDRMAGAPQPPPAASPFAESEKGAFLEFAYAYPAQAAAIPALVEKFNKQRTTAKGDALKMAKADSVAAKAAGFPFRPHSLDMKWTVAADTPRFLSLESESYVYTGGAHGMTGYDGVIWDRARDRETSVKALMTAPGAFALAIRDRFCKELDRQRAEKRGAAVVPGDDDFTKCIDPMEQLIVPTSSDGKLIDGMTVVIGPYSAGPYAEGRYDVALPVDTAMRKAIKTEYQDGFVAP, from the coding sequence ATGCAGGGCAGGGGGCTGGTTGTGGCGGCAAGCCTGTTGCTTGCCGCCTGTTCGCCGCATCAGGACCAGCAGGGCAACGCCGCCGCCAACGCGGCGGCGTCTCGCTTTGTCGACAGGATGGCGGGAGCGCCCCAGCCTCCACCCGCCGCCAGCCCCTTTGCCGAGAGTGAGAAGGGCGCATTTCTGGAATTTGCCTATGCCTATCCGGCGCAGGCAGCGGCGATCCCGGCGCTGGTCGAGAAATTCAACAAGCAGCGGACGACGGCGAAGGGCGATGCGCTGAAAATGGCGAAGGCAGACAGCGTCGCGGCGAAGGCGGCGGGCTTTCCCTTCCGCCCGCACAGCCTGGACATGAAATGGACCGTGGCGGCCGATACGCCGCGTTTCCTGTCGCTGGAGTCGGAAAGCTATGTCTATACCGGCGGGGCGCATGGCATGACCGGCTATGACGGGGTGATCTGGGACAGAGCGCGCGATCGCGAAACCAGCGTCAAGGCGCTGATGACCGCGCCGGGCGCTTTCGCCCTGGCGATCCGCGACCGCTTTTGCAAGGAACTGGACCGTCAGCGCGCGGAGAAGCGCGGCGCGGCGGTGGTGCCGGGCGACGATGATTTCACCAAATGCATCGACCCGATGGAGCAACTGATCGTGCCAACATCAAGCGATGGCAAGCTGATCGACGGCATGACCGTGGTGATCGGCCCCTACAGCGCCGGTCCTTATGCGGAAGGGCGCTACGACGTGGCGCTGCCGGTCGATACGGCGATGCGCAAGGCGATCAAGACGGAATATCAGGACGGTTTCGTGGCGCCCTGA
- a CDS encoding L-threonylcarbamoyladenylate synthase — protein sequence MTIAQSTFSTRSCRYGAEALREAALLIRAGEPVAVPTETVYGLAADATDSSAVAAIYSAKGRPSFNPLIVHVADRDMARGLADFSPVAEMLADRFWPGPLTMVLPARAGSGLSPLVMAGLPTVALRLPAHPAMRALIRESGCPLAAPSANRSGGISPTRAEHVLASLNGKIRMILDEGPTSEGLESTIAAPEADRVRLLRPGPVTAAMLEEATGLPVVTGDDGTIEAPGQLESHYAPSKKVRLNALRAEKDDYLIGFGLMPCHINLSPEADLHEAAANLFAALHIADASTAARIAIAPIPFEGIGAAINDRLRRAAA from the coding sequence GTGACTATCGCACAATCAACCTTTTCCACCCGATCCTGCCGCTATGGCGCCGAAGCGCTGCGCGAGGCGGCGTTGCTGATCCGCGCGGGGGAACCCGTCGCCGTTCCCACCGAAACCGTCTATGGCCTAGCCGCCGACGCCACCGACAGCAGCGCGGTCGCGGCGATATACAGCGCGAAGGGGCGACCCAGTTTCAATCCGCTGATCGTCCATGTCGCCGATCGGGACATGGCGCGCGGCCTTGCCGATTTCTCGCCTGTCGCGGAAATGCTGGCCGATCGCTTCTGGCCCGGCCCGCTGACCATGGTGCTGCCCGCGCGCGCCGGCAGCGGCCTGTCGCCGCTGGTCATGGCCGGCCTGCCGACCGTGGCGCTGCGCCTGCCCGCCCATCCGGCGATGCGCGCGCTGATCCGGGAAAGCGGCTGCCCGCTGGCCGCTCCCTCCGCCAATCGCAGCGGCGGCATCAGCCCGACGCGGGCCGAACATGTCCTCGCCAGCCTCAACGGCAAGATTCGCATGATCCTGGACGAAGGGCCGACCAGCGAGGGGCTGGAATCCACCATCGCCGCGCCGGAGGCCGACCGGGTTCGCCTGCTCCGCCCCGGCCCGGTGACGGCGGCGATGCTGGAGGAGGCGACCGGGTTGCCGGTCGTGACCGGTGATGACGGGACGATCGAGGCGCCCGGCCAGCTCGAAAGCCATTACGCCCCGTCGAAAAAGGTGCGCCTCAACGCCCTGCGCGCGGAGAAGGATGATTATCTGATCGGCTTCGGGCTGATGCCCTGCCACATCAACCTCAGCCCGGAGGCCGATCTGCACGAAGCGGCGGCCAATCTCTTCGCCGCGCTCCACATCGCCGACGCCAGCACCGCCGCCCGCATCGCCATCGCGCCGATCCCGTTCGAAGGTATCGGCGCGGCGATCAACGACCGGCTGCGCCGCGCGGCCGCCTGA
- a CDS encoding PQQ-dependent sugar dehydrogenase: protein MNKHVIVLPLVALALAGGTFLYLAQGDTAQLPAGADTGKEPVFTAPRSEMLPTVNIAEVKPWTANEKPVAASGLAVARFADGLAHPRSMLRLPNGDILVAETNSPPRPKDGIVNRVMNYLMNKAGAGVPSANRITLLRDADGDGRAETKTAFLSGLNSPYGMALIGDTLYVANTDALMAFPYSQGDTRINAKGRKILDLPAQSPNQHWTKSLAASPEGLLYVGIGSNSNIADNGLEVEKNRALVLEVNPKTGYKRIFASGLRNPVGLAFEPKSGELWTVVNERDMLGGDLVPDYLTRVEFGAFYGWPWNYWGGYEDRRVQPQRPEIREYTKRPDYALGNHVAPLGLTFADKVQLGAPYSDGAFVGLHGSWNRKPAAGYKIVYVGFADGEAGKAKPVDILTGFLDKDGVAHGRPVDVTADAKGALLVSDDVGGVIWRVTKGK, encoded by the coding sequence ATGAACAAACATGTCATCGTCCTGCCGCTCGTCGCCCTGGCTCTGGCCGGCGGCACCTTCCTCTATCTGGCGCAGGGCGACACCGCCCAGCTTCCGGCGGGCGCAGACACCGGCAAGGAGCCGGTATTCACCGCCCCACGCAGCGAGATGCTGCCCACCGTCAACATCGCAGAGGTCAAGCCCTGGACCGCGAATGAAAAGCCGGTCGCGGCCAGCGGCCTTGCCGTCGCCCGCTTCGCCGACGGCCTTGCCCATCCGCGCTCGATGCTGCGCCTGCCCAATGGCGACATATTGGTGGCCGAAACCAACAGCCCGCCCCGCCCGAAAGATGGCATCGTCAACCGGGTGATGAACTATCTGATGAACAAGGCGGGCGCCGGCGTCCCCTCCGCCAACCGCATCACCCTGCTGCGCGACGCCGATGGCGACGGCAGGGCGGAAACGAAAACCGCCTTCCTCAGCGGCCTCAACTCGCCCTATGGCATGGCCCTGATCGGCGACACCCTCTATGTCGCCAACACCGATGCGCTGATGGCCTTCCCCTACAGCCAAGGCGACACCCGCATCAACGCCAAGGGCCGCAAGATCCTCGACCTGCCGGCCCAGTCCCCCAACCAGCACTGGACCAAGAGCCTGGCCGCCAGCCCCGAAGGGCTGCTCTATGTCGGCATCGGCTCCAACAGCAATATCGCCGACAACGGACTGGAGGTGGAGAAGAACCGCGCCCTCGTCCTCGAAGTGAATCCCAAAACCGGCTACAAGCGCATCTTCGCTTCGGGCCTGCGCAACCCGGTCGGCCTCGCCTTCGAACCCAAGAGCGGCGAATTGTGGACCGTGGTCAATGAACGCGACATGCTGGGCGGCGACCTGGTTCCCGATTATCTGACGCGGGTGGAATTTGGCGCCTTCTATGGCTGGCCGTGGAATTACTGGGGCGGCTATGAGGATCGCCGGGTCCAGCCGCAACGGCCGGAAATCCGCGAATATACCAAGCGGCCCGACTATGCGCTGGGCAATCATGTCGCCCCGCTCGGCCTGACCTTCGCCGACAAGGTCCAGCTTGGCGCGCCCTATAGCGACGGCGCGTTCGTCGGCCTGCACGGTAGCTGGAACCGCAAGCCCGCCGCCGGTTACAAGATCGTCTATGTCGGCTTTGCCGATGGCGAGGCGGGCAAGGCCAAGCCGGTCGATATACTGACCGGCTTCCTCGACAAGGATGGCGTCGCCCATGGCCGCCCGGTCGACGTTACCGCCGACGCGAAGGGCGCGCTGCTGGTCAGCGACGATGTCGGCGGCGTGATCTGGCGCGTGACGAAGGGGAAATGA
- a CDS encoding MarR family transcriptional regulator produces the protein MNAQAATEITATEIPANGIAATGNERPAPPLGHWMRTLVDYVRSGKPDLTNRQMALMMTVYIGSGPHTVRGLAEALHVSKPVITRALNKLSALGYLRRERDAADRRNIFITRTTKGAEFLDAFHHFIAGTARDERHEHLHAERTA, from the coding sequence ATGAACGCCCAAGCCGCCACTGAAATCACCGCTACCGAAATCCCCGCTAACGGAATTGCCGCTACCGGAAACGAGCGTCCCGCCCCGCCTCTTGGCCACTGGATGCGAACGCTGGTCGACTATGTGCGATCCGGCAAGCCGGACCTCACCAACCGACAGATGGCGCTGATGATGACTGTCTATATCGGTTCCGGCCCGCATACGGTGCGCGGGCTGGCCGAAGCGCTGCATGTGTCGAAGCCGGTCATCACCCGCGCGCTCAACAAGCTTTCGGCGCTTGGCTACCTCCGCCGGGAGCGTGATGCGGCCGATCGTCGTAATATTTTCATCACCCGGACCACAAAGGGCGCGGAATTCCTTGACGCCTTTCACCATTTCATCGCAGGAACCGCGCGCGATGAACGGCACGAACACCTCCACGCGGAACGGACCGCCTGA
- the argC gene encoding N-acetyl-gamma-glutamyl-phosphate reductase, whose translation MTTNIFIDGGHGTTGIEIGDRLAGRPELSLITVPEEKRRDASARRDALNAADIVILCLPDDAAREAVALIDNDRTRVIDASTAHRVANGWTYGFPELEPGHRELLAGSRYVANPGCWPTGFLALVRPLVLAGLLPADWPVTVSGASGYSGGGKAMIADYEGANGAPSAFLPYGLALGHKHVPEMTRYSGLTHPPLFAPAVANAYRGMIVEVPLQLRALPGAPTVAAIHDALAAAYAGSPIVSVAALEDSAAMANIRLEHVGATDRLALFVCGNAEQGQVRLVAALDNLGKGAAGAAVQNLNILAGLPETAGLRL comes from the coding sequence ATGACGACGAACATCTTCATCGACGGCGGACATGGCACCACCGGCATCGAAATCGGCGACCGGCTGGCCGGTCGGCCCGAACTCTCGCTCATCACGGTGCCGGAGGAAAAGCGGCGCGACGCCAGTGCGCGGCGCGATGCGCTGAACGCCGCCGACATCGTCATCCTTTGCCTGCCCGATGATGCCGCGCGCGAAGCCGTGGCGCTGATCGACAATGACCGCACCCGCGTCATCGACGCATCGACCGCGCATCGCGTCGCCAATGGCTGGACCTATGGCTTTCCCGAACTGGAGCCGGGCCATCGGGAATTGCTGGCGGGCAGCCGCTACGTCGCCAATCCGGGCTGCTGGCCCACCGGCTTCCTGGCGCTCGTCCGCCCGCTGGTGCTGGCCGGGCTGCTACCCGCCGACTGGCCGGTGACGGTATCGGGCGCGTCGGGCTATTCGGGCGGCGGCAAGGCGATGATCGCCGATTATGAGGGAGCGAATGGCGCGCCGAGCGCTTTCCTGCCCTACGGCCTTGCCCTCGGCCACAAGCATGTGCCGGAAATGACTCGCTATTCGGGCCTTACCCATCCGCCGCTGTTCGCGCCGGCGGTGGCCAACGCCTATCGCGGCATGATCGTGGAAGTGCCGCTGCAACTGCGCGCCTTGCCCGGCGCGCCCACGGTCGCGGCCATCCACGACGCGCTGGCGGCTGCCTATGCCGGATCGCCAATCGTCAGCGTGGCGGCGCTGGAGGACAGCGCGGCGATGGCGAACATCAGGCTGGAACATGTCGGCGCGACCGACCGGCTGGCGCTGTTCGTCTGCGGCAATGCGGAACAGGGTCAGGTGCGGCTGGTCGCGGCGCTCGACAATCTGGGCAAGGGTGCGGCGGGCGCCGCCGTCCAGAATCTCAACATCCTCGCCGGCCTCCCCGAAACGGCGGGCCTGCGGCTGTAG
- a CDS encoding leucyl aminopeptidase family protein yields MTDLADLLKADNQQPAHMIHLLEAKGFDAWLSAQPAPVRAIVAAQKFKGKPGEQAILPGGGTDDWSVVGGVADKSALGPWCLARLAETLPEGSYRLAEESIGAAGLGWLTGQYRFDRYRKEDAPTGPRVLLTGDVARIEPTVQLAKAVALVRDLVNTPAADMGPPDLEAAVETVAKPFGATVTVTRGDALEQGYPMIHAVGKAADKGFAPRLIELVWGDPAHPRLALVGKGICFDSGGLDIKPSSGMRLMKKDMGGAAHALALAQLVMSARLPVRLHLAIAAAENAISGNAFRPGDILRSRQGLTVEIGNTDAEGRLVLGDALTRVGEDKPDLIVDFATLTGAARVAVGPDLPALFANDDDLAAQMAAAGTQVDDPTWRLPLWDGYADMLKSDVADINNAGEGGFAGAITAALFLKRFVPDDTPWLHLDTFAWRPSPRPGRPKGGEALGLRAVFRLLQQRYARAG; encoded by the coding sequence ATGACCGATCTTGCCGACCTGCTCAAAGCGGACAACCAGCAGCCCGCCCATATGATCCACCTGCTTGAAGCCAAAGGCTTCGACGCCTGGCTCTCGGCCCAGCCCGCGCCGGTGCGCGCGATCGTCGCGGCGCAGAAGTTCAAAGGCAAGCCGGGCGAGCAGGCGATCCTGCCGGGTGGCGGCACGGACGACTGGTCGGTGGTGGGCGGCGTCGCGGACAAGAGCGCGCTTGGCCCCTGGTGCCTTGCCCGGCTGGCCGAAACCCTGCCGGAGGGCAGCTATCGTCTGGCGGAAGAATCGATCGGCGCGGCGGGTCTTGGCTGGCTGACCGGCCAATATCGGTTCGACCGCTATCGCAAGGAGGATGCCCCCACCGGCCCGCGCGTGCTGCTGACCGGCGATGTCGCGCGGATCGAGCCAACCGTGCAACTGGCGAAGGCGGTCGCGCTGGTCCGTGACCTTGTCAACACCCCCGCCGCCGACATGGGACCGCCCGATCTGGAGGCGGCGGTGGAAACGGTCGCAAAGCCGTTCGGCGCGACCGTCACGGTCACGCGCGGCGATGCGCTGGAACAGGGCTATCCGATGATCCACGCGGTCGGCAAGGCGGCGGACAAGGGCTTTGCCCCGCGCCTGATCGAACTGGTCTGGGGCGATCCCGCCCATCCCCGGCTGGCGCTGGTGGGCAAGGGCATCTGCTTCGACAGCGGCGGCCTCGACATCAAGCCGTCGTCGGGGATGCGGCTGATGAAGAAGGATATGGGCGGCGCGGCCCATGCGCTGGCGCTGGCGCAGCTCGTGATGAGCGCGCGCCTGCCGGTGCGGCTGCATCTGGCGATCGCGGCGGCGGAAAATGCGATCAGCGGCAACGCCTTCCGCCCCGGCGACATTTTGCGCAGCCGGCAGGGGCTGACGGTGGAGATCGGCAATACTGACGCCGAAGGGCGGCTGGTGCTGGGCGACGCGCTGACCCGCGTGGGCGAGGACAAGCCCGACCTCATCGTCGACTTCGCCACCCTGACCGGCGCGGCCCGCGTCGCGGTCGGCCCGGACCTGCCCGCTTTGTTCGCCAATGACGACGATCTGGCGGCGCAGATGGCGGCGGCAGGGACGCAGGTGGACGACCCGACCTGGCGGCTGCCGCTGTGGGACGGCTATGCCGACATGCTGAAATCCGACGTGGCCGACATCAACAATGCCGGCGAAGGCGGCTTCGCCGGCGCCATCACCGCCGCCTTGTTCCTGAAGCGCTTCGTGCCGGACGACACACCCTGGCTTCATCTCGACACCTTCGCCTGGCGCCCGTCGCCCCGGCCCGGTCGACCCAAGGGTGGCGAAGCCCTTGGTCTGCGGGCCGTTTTCCGCCTGTTGCAGCAACGCTACGCCCGCGCCGGATAG
- a CDS encoding C40 family peptidase has product MNGTNTSTRNGPPERTRFKLDGRSVALDRRVHAARGDLADLALAGILFSAHYARAVALSCVAPGAPIFTSTSPTAEAVSELLRGETFHALDVTTDWAWGFCGHDGYVGYVRRDALDLPESPTHRIVARTAPLFSAPDIKSPIADYWPTGATFTGEAQGDFIACAEGYVHVRHVEPVDALAGDWVAVAQRYVGQPYVWGGRGHRGIDCSGLVQVALGRAGIAAPRDTDLQCEGIGAPIDSDASLRRGDIIFFPGHVGIMTDGKTLLHANAHWMAVVEEPLADVVARLADAHVQPIIARRRIGA; this is encoded by the coding sequence ATGAACGGCACGAACACCTCCACGCGGAACGGACCGCCTGAAAGAACCCGGTTCAAGCTCGACGGACGCTCCGTCGCGCTCGACCGCCGCGTCCATGCGGCGCGCGGCGACCTGGCCGATCTGGCGCTGGCCGGTATCCTCTTTTCCGCCCATTATGCCCGCGCGGTGGCTTTGAGCTGCGTCGCGCCGGGCGCCCCCATTTTCACCAGCACGTCGCCCACCGCCGAAGCGGTCAGCGAATTGCTCCGCGGCGAAACCTTCCACGCGCTCGATGTGACGACCGACTGGGCCTGGGGCTTTTGCGGCCATGACGGCTATGTCGGCTATGTCCGCCGCGACGCGCTGGACCTGCCGGAAAGTCCGACCCACCGGATCGTCGCCCGGACAGCGCCCCTGTTCAGCGCGCCCGACATCAAATCACCGATCGCCGATTACTGGCCGACCGGCGCGACCTTCACCGGCGAAGCACAGGGCGATTTCATCGCCTGCGCCGAAGGCTATGTCCATGTCCGCCATGTCGAGCCGGTCGACGCCCTCGCCGGCGACTGGGTCGCGGTCGCGCAGCGCTATGTCGGTCAGCCCTATGTCTGGGGCGGGCGCGGCCATCGTGGCATCGACTGTTCGGGCCTTGTCCAGGTGGCGCTCGGCCGGGCCGGCATCGCCGCCCCGCGCGATACCGACCTGCAATGCGAAGGGATCGGCGCGCCGATCGACAGCGACGCATCACTCCGGCGCGGCGACATCATCTTCTTCCCCGGCCATGTCGGCATCATGACCGACGGCAAGACCCTGCTCCACGCCAACGCCCATTGGATGGCTGTGGTGGAAGAACCGCTGGCCGATGTCGTCGCGCGCCTTGCCGACGCTCATGTCCAGCCCATCATCGCGCGGCGGAGGATCGGCGCATGA